TGGGCGGGGCCTCCGGTCACCGGGAGCGCGACGCCCTGATCGACGGTCTCGACCTCGCCGCGGGCGCCGGCATCGTCACCGTGGTGGCCGTGGTGTGCGGGGTGGCCGTCCTGGTGCGGCGCGTGGTGGCGATCCGCGTCCGCGCCCAGCGGCTCCAGAAGGTGCGCGCCGACCGGCCGCATGCCGCCGACCTGCTCACCGACGACGCCGGGCGCGCCGACTTCGCCGACACCCAGTACGTCGTGATCACCGCCGTGGCCCTGGTCTTCACCGCGGTCCGGCTGGCCCGCCGCCCCGAGCAACTGCCCGACGTGCCCTGGGGCCTGGCCCTGCTCGTGCTGGTCTCCGCGGCCACCTACCTCGCGGGCAAGTACGCCGAGGGCGGCCGGGCGGTGATCCTCTCCGTGGTCCGCGCCAGGGAGGCCGGCGACCTGGACGGCCCCATCCGCACCGGCGACGACATCGAGGTCCGCGGCACCGGCTTCGTCCCGCCGGGTGCGGGGGGTGCGGACCGGCTGGCCCGCACCGTCGTCCGCATCGGCAACGTCCACGTGCACGTCCCGCTGGTCCCGGTGGCCGGCGGTTTCAGCAACCCCTCGGACACCGTGCTGACGGTGCCCGTACCGGTCGACGTCGAGCCGGGCCGGGTCGACGTGCAGGTGGTCACGGCGGCGGGCACGGAGACGAACACGTGCACGATCGACGTCACCTCGGACTGATCGGGGCGTAGCCCCGGCTTGTAGGGGCGCGGGGAACTGCGCGAGCACCAGCTACCGCCGCAGGTCCGGCGACGACACCAGCAGTCCGTTGGGGGCGGCGGCGAGCTGCCGGTGGCGAGCTGCCGGTGGCGAACTGCCGGTTTCGTCGTGGCTGGGCGCGCAGTTCCCCGCGCCCTTATGGTGCACTTTGCGTCCCTTGCGGTGGGGGTGCATGAACTCCGCCTCTGCCCGGTGAGCGATACGCCCTGCCCGTCCGTATCCCCTTGTGGAAAGCTGGACGGACCTGACGGCGAATCGCCGGTGCGAGAGGTGGCTGAGACCCATGGCTCAGGAGTGGAGTTCGGAGGCGGGGACGGGGTACCGCGAGCAGGGCCAGGGGAACCTCGCCGGTGGCAGAAGCCAGGCCGCCGACGCCGGGGGCGCCGCCCTCGATGCCGGCGCGGCACGACGCTCCCCGTACCTGTTCGCTCTCCTCCCGCTGCGCGTCTTCCTCGGTATCACCTTCGTCTACGCGGGGCTGGACAAGCTCACGGACAGCTCCTTCCTGGCCGCGTCCGGCGGGGGGTCGATCGGCGACTTGATGCGGTCGGTGCGGGATTCCGCCGCGATCCCGGGCCTCGTCGACCTGGCCCTCAAGAGCCCCGTCGGCTTCGGCTACGCCATCGCCTTCGGTGAGCTGGCGGTGGGCCTGGGGATGCTGTTCGGCCTGCTGTCCCGGCTCGCCGCGGTGGGCGGCGCGCTGATCTCGCTGAGCCTGTGGCTGACGGTGAGCTGGCAGACCACGCCGTACTACTACGGCAACGACCTCGCGTACCTGATGGCATGGCTGCCGCTGGTGATCGCCGGGGCACCCGTGTTCTCGCTCGACGCGCTGATACGCCGGGCCAGGCAGCGCCGGGGGGACGGCGCGGCCCAGCAGATGGGCTCGTTCGTGGGCTAGCCCGCTCCGGAGCGGCCTACAGCGCCGGTGGGCCCGGCGGCCGGGAGGCGGTGTCCCTTCTCAGGGTGCGCCGTATCGCGTACGAGATGGTGCCGGCGACGGCCGCGAGGCAGAGGCCGCCGACGACGATCGGCGCCATCGCGAACCACGGGACGTCCCACAGGCCCCGCGCGTCGCCCCCGAAGGCGACCGCCGCGCCGGTCAGGGCCACGCCCACCACCAGCTTCCCGGGCTGGAACTCATGCAGCGGCACGGCTCACCTCCGCCTGCCCGACGCCGACGTGGAGACGCACTTCCAGGGTGCCGCCGGTGGCCCGGCCGTCCTGTGCGGGCAGCGTCATCCGCTCCTCCTTGCCGGGGGCCACGTCCACGTCGTGCGGTCCCTCGTTCGGCAACTGGATGTCCCCGAGGCCGACCTGGACGCGGATCCGGACATCCGTGTCCCGTGGCAGGACGACCTTGAGGTGGCCGGCGCTCACCTGCGCGCGGGTGCTGACGGTGGTGCCCTTGGCGACGGTTATCCGGCTCAGGTCGAGCGTGCCGTCCCCGGAGCCCAGCTCGTAGCGGGGGACGATCTGGGCGGCGGTCGCCGGCGCCCACGTGGTGCGCATCCAGGTGGTCGTGATGTCCTTCGGCAGCGCGGAGGAGCCGGCGAGCAGCACGGCCGTGAGCACCGCGAGCACGATCGAGCCGGCGCCCGTCCTGCCCAGCACGGCACTGATGCCGATGCCCACGCCGAACACCGCGAGCGCGCAGGCCAGACCGGTCTGAAGGCTGGTGCCTAGCGCGGCGGACTGCCAGGTCAGGTTGGTGCCCAGGCACCCGGCGGCCAGCGCGAGCAGGAACACCCAGCCGCCTATCCAGCGCCTGGCGCCCACCTGCGGCGCCCGTGGCGGGCGGCCCCCGGCGTCCCAGCGTGAGGTGACGGCGATCCTGCGCGCGCTGGCGTCGCGTATGTCGACCGGGCCCCAGAGATAGCCGGTGCCGCCGTCGTGAGTGCCGTCCTTGACGATCGGGCCGCGCCACCAGGCGGGGAACGAGGAGGGCGCGGGGGGTGCCGTGGGCTCCGGAGGCGCGTCCGCGGCGGCCTGCGCGGCCAGCGGGTCGGGGTCGAGGGTGCCGCGCTGCCGCGACCAGTACCCCGCGCCGACCAGCAGCAGGGCGAGCACGGCACCGAACGTGAGCACCTCGCCCCTGCCGAGCACCGACAGGAAGAGGCCGCAGCCGACCAGGGCGCAGAGCACCGCCGTCAGCGCAGGGCCGTCCACCCGGCCGGAGAGCAGCCTGCGCGCCTCGTTCTCCTCCTCGCCCTCGAAGGGGACGAAGAGCCAGGCGAAACCGTAGAAGATCAGGCCGATGCCGCCGGCCACCGACAGCACGGCGAAGCCGATCCGGAAGATCACCGGGTCCAGGTCGCAGTGGCGGCCCAGGCCTGCGCAGACGCCGCCGATCAGCTTCTGCCCGCGGTCCCGGCGCAGGGCGTCGGAGAGGGCTCCGGACGGCGGGGTGCCGCCCTGGGCCGCGTCACCGCCCGCCTCCTGGCTCCCGCCCGGCGCCGGCCCGTCCCGTCTCGGCTCGTCCGGGCCCGTGCCCGGTCCGGGTCCGGGGGCCGCGTCCGGTGCGGCGTGCTGCTGATCCTTCATGGGTCCATGGTGACGGGCTCGGAGGGCGGATGGCAGTCGGGGCGACCCTGGCGCATCCCTGATATCTGCCCCGAGGCCGGGTCCGGGGTGCGGTTCCGTGGCCATCCGGCACGGGCTTTCCGGGCTGCGCCCCGGCCGGCTTCCGAGGGACTTTGGGTGCCGCGTGACCAGCCACGATGCGCCTTGGGGGTACCTCCCACGCCCTTCAGGCAGTGGGGGAGGGCCATGGGCCGACCTCTTGCGGTTTCGTTTTCGGCTGACCGGCGGTGGGGGTTGTTCGCGCAGTTCCCCGCGCCCCTTATCGGGGCTGTCCTGGCCCATGGACCGCGGGGGAACTGCGCGGGAAGCCCGTGCGGGCCTTGCGTGGGGTGACGGGAGCAAGGGGCAGCACGCTCCTGATAAGGGGCGCGGGGAACTGCGCGAAAGACCCCCGCCGCCTCGGGCGGTGTGATGTTCAGGGGGGTCTCGGGGTTCGACCCTGATGACCGGTGTCGGTGGGGCATGTGACCATCGAGCCATGCCGGAAGCCGGAGCCGTCGCCGCCGAAGAGCCGCGGGCCCCGCGCAAGCTCTACCGCAGCAGCGACGGACGGCTGCTCGGGGGCGTAGCGCGAGGCCTGGCGGGACATCTCGGGCTGCCCGTGATCTGGGTGCGGATCATCTTCGTCGGGCTGTTCACCGCGGACGGCCTCGGCGCGCTGCTGTACGCCGCGTTCTGGTTCTTCGTCCCGCTCGGCCTCGGCGGCGTGGACGCCTCGCGCCCCCCGGTCTCCGCCGAGCCCGGCCGCGACGGCCGCCGCAGACTCGTCGCCCGCAGGCCGGACGGCGGCCAGATCATCGCGCTGCTCGCCATGGTCGTCGTCGCCATGGTCTTCGTGGTCAACGTCGACATGGGCGGCCCCGCCACGGTCTACCTGCTGCCGGTGCTGCTGGTCGGCGCCGGTGTCGCCCTGGTCTGGCGGCAGGCGGACAACGCCCGCAGGGCCCGCTGGGTGGAGGTCGGCCGCCGCCGCAAGACCCTCACGCTGGTCCGCTCCGCCGGGGGCGTCGTCCTGGTCGGCGCCGGTGTCACCAGCATCTTCGTCCTTCAGGGC
The nucleotide sequence above comes from Streptomyces sp. TS71-3. Encoded proteins:
- a CDS encoding DoxX family protein, whose product is MAQEWSSEAGTGYREQGQGNLAGGRSQAADAGGAALDAGAARRSPYLFALLPLRVFLGITFVYAGLDKLTDSSFLAASGGGSIGDLMRSVRDSAAIPGLVDLALKSPVGFGYAIAFGELAVGLGMLFGLLSRLAAVGGALISLSLWLTVSWQTTPYYYGNDLAYLMAWLPLVIAGAPVFSLDALIRRARQRRGDGAAQQMGSFVG
- a CDS encoding PspC domain-containing protein encodes the protein MKDQQHAAPDAAPGPGPGTGPDEPRRDGPAPGGSQEAGGDAAQGGTPPSGALSDALRRDRGQKLIGGVCAGLGRHCDLDPVIFRIGFAVLSVAGGIGLIFYGFAWLFVPFEGEEENEARRLLSGRVDGPALTAVLCALVGCGLFLSVLGRGEVLTFGAVLALLLVGAGYWSRQRGTLDPDPLAAQAAADAPPEPTAPPAPSSFPAWWRGPIVKDGTHDGGTGYLWGPVDIRDASARRIAVTSRWDAGGRPPRAPQVGARRWIGGWVFLLALAAGCLGTNLTWQSAALGTSLQTGLACALAVFGVGIGISAVLGRTGAGSIVLAVLTAVLLAGSSALPKDITTTWMRTTWAPATAAQIVPRYELGSGDGTLDLSRITVAKGTTVSTRAQVSAGHLKVVLPRDTDVRIRVQVGLGDIQLPNEGPHDVDVAPGKEERMTLPAQDGRATGGTLEVRLHVGVGQAEVSRAAA